Proteins from a single region of Hermetia illucens chromosome 3, iHerIll2.2.curated.20191125, whole genome shotgun sequence:
- the LOC119652801 gene encoding ras-related protein Rab-30, producing MEDYKFLFKVVLVGNAGVGKTCLVRRFTQGLFPPGQGATIGVDFMIKTVEVEGEKIKLQIWDTAGQERFRSITQSYYRSAHALILVYDISCQPTFDCLPDWLREIQEYANSKVLKILVGNKTDRDDREIPTQIGEEFAKQHDMYFLETSAKEAENVERLFYEIAAELIEQARSKEPISQHSRSTADSIGLSSLGSKANYLSQSGCCSSLSSHST from the exons ATGGAGGACtataaatttttattcaaagtTGTGCTAGTCGGAAACGCCGGCGTAGGAAAAACATGTTTGGTTCGACGATTTACACAAGGACTCTTCCCACCCGGTCAAGGAGCAACCATAGGAGTCGACTTCATGATAAAAACTGTTGAAGTGGAGGGTGAAAAGATCAAG CTCCAAATCTGGGACACTGCAGGACAAGAACGTTTCCGGTCCATCACCCAAAGCTACTATCGTTCCGCGCATGCATTAATTCTAGTCTATGACATCAGTTGCCAGCCTACATTCGATTGCCTTCCCGACTGGCTACGTGAAATCCAGGAGTACGCGAACTCAAAAGTCCTGAAAATTCTCGTTGGCAATAAAACGGATCGAGATGATCGTGAAATTCCTACACAAATTGGTGAAGAGTTCGCCAAGCAACATGATATGTATTTTTTGGAGACCTCAGCTAAGGAGGCTGAGAATGTGGAAAGATTGTTTTATGAAATAGCTGCGGAGCTTATTGAGCAGGCCCGAAGCAAGGAACCTATATCACAACATAGTAGATCTACGGCCGACTCTATTGGTCTGTCGAGCTTAGGATCTAAAGCGAATTATCTTAGTCAAAGCGGTTGCTGTTCGAGTTTAAGTAGTCATAGTACGTAA